The Lycium ferocissimum isolate CSIRO_LF1 chromosome 1, AGI_CSIRO_Lferr_CH_V1, whole genome shotgun sequence genome includes a region encoding these proteins:
- the LOC132059130 gene encoding uncharacterized protein LOC132059130 isoform X5: MRKTMGSKMKIEIPLGKGRPTKPTQSAKLSNELGIIARNFLSLPNKWKELTREDKDAALIRCHEKFEIDLDEHYVKDSVEDILKNRSRQWRYKLKQLFESARSEEEARKIEVPELTRENWNKLCDMWADPEHKKRCDINRANRSKLKTNHFMGSKAFVPARAELAENGVEPDRIEFYKSTHYSTEKGWSSLEAETNYNNLKDLKDIYTSGEPGEPSMTIDQIMDTILGKKSGYIKGLGYGPKPDTTRATQRRTAELEDSLRKTKEEAATAQHDLQKRLNAAEIVVETQQSKIETQQSQIETQQDQIQALNSQLVTLAARQEEMFKKMQHFVSSSPSRY, encoded by the exons ATGAGGAAGACTATGGGAAGCAAGATGAAAATTGAGATTCCACTTGGTAAAGGGAGGCCAACTAAGCCAACTCAATCGGCAAAATTATCCAATGAACTAGGGATAATTGCCAGGAATTTTCTTTCGCTTCCAAACAAGTGGAAGGAACTCACAAGAGAGGACAAAGATGCAGCACTAATTAGGTGCCAC GAGAAGTTTGAAATTGATTTGGACGAGCATTACGTGAAAGATAGTGTTGaggatattttgaaaaatagaaGCCGACAATGGCGTTACAAGTTAAAACAGCTATTTGAAAGTGCACGTTCCGAGGAAGAAGCTCGTAAAATTGAAGTGCCAGAGTTGACCCGAGAAAATTGGAATAAGCTTTGTGACATGTGGGCTGATCCAGAGCATAAG AAACGATGCGACATAAACAGGGCCAATCGAAGTAAGCTTAAAACTAATCATTTCATGGGGTCAAAAGCGTTTGTACCTGCTCGTGCTGAACTT gcTGAAAATGGAGTAGAGCCTGACAGAATCGAGTTCTACAAGAGTACTCATTACTCGACTGAAAAAGGATGGTCATCTCTAGAGGCTGAGACTAACTAT AACAACCTGAAAGATTTGAAAGATATATATACTTCGGGAGAGCCGGGAGAGCCTTCCATGACTATTGATCAAATTATGGATACTATACTTGGTAAAAAATCGGGGTACATAAAAGGTCTCGGTTATGGTCCGAAACCTGATACTACAAGAGCCACACAAAGAAGAACGGCAGAGTTAGAAGACTCCCTTAGAAAGACGAAAGAGGAAGCTGCTACTGCCCAACATGATTTACAGAAACGATTAAATGCAGCTGAAATTGTGGTAGAAACCCAGCAGTCCAAGATAGAAACCCAGCAGTCCCAGATAGAAACTCAGCAGGACCAGATACAAGCATTAAACTCTCAATTGGTTACTTTAGCAGCACGCCAAGAGGAAATGTTTAAAAAAATGCAACATTTTGTTAGCTCATCGCCATCAAG GTATTAA
- the LOC132059130 gene encoding uncharacterized protein LOC132059130 isoform X6 produces MFFLAIEFCKSMAPGGHIFKQTTLTGKTIRATQSPDESNNVTPPVNTDDSTKIRNGRGKTRGKGLERMRKTMGSKMKIEIPLGKGRPTKPTQSAKLSNELGIIARNFLSLPNKWKELTREDKDAALIRCHEKFEIDLDEHYVKDSVEDILKNRSRQWRYKLKQLFESARSEEEARKIEVPELTRENWNKLCDMWADPEHKKRCDINRANRSKLKTNHFMGSKAFVPARAELAENGVEPDRIEFYKSTHYSTEKGWSSLEAETNYVLNVGIESRLIAS; encoded by the exons ATGTTCTTTCTTGCCATag AATTTTGCAAATCAATGGCACCAGGAGGACATATCTTCAAACAAACTACACTTACAGGGAAAACTATTCGAGCTACTCAATCGCCGGATGAATCAAATAATGTTACTCCCCCTGTTAATACAG ATGATTCCACTAAGATCAGGAATGGTCGTGGCAAGACTAGAGGGAAAGGTCTTGAAAGGATGAGGAAGACTATGGGAAGCAAGATGAAAATTGAGATTCCACTTGGTAAAGGGAGGCCAACTAAGCCAACTCAATCGGCAAAATTATCCAATGAACTAGGGATAATTGCCAGGAATTTTCTTTCGCTTCCAAACAAGTGGAAGGAACTCACAAGAGAGGACAAAGATGCAGCACTAATTAGGTGCCAC GAGAAGTTTGAAATTGATTTGGACGAGCATTACGTGAAAGATAGTGTTGaggatattttgaaaaatagaaGCCGACAATGGCGTTACAAGTTAAAACAGCTATTTGAAAGTGCACGTTCCGAGGAAGAAGCTCGTAAAATTGAAGTGCCAGAGTTGACCCGAGAAAATTGGAATAAGCTTTGTGACATGTGGGCTGATCCAGAGCATAAG AAACGATGCGACATAAACAGGGCCAATCGAAGTAAGCTTAAAACTAATCATTTCATGGGGTCAAAAGCGTTTGTACCTGCTCGTGCTGAACTT gcTGAAAATGGAGTAGAGCCTGACAGAATCGAGTTCTACAAGAGTACTCATTACTCGACTGAAAAAGGATGGTCATCTCTAGAGGCTGAGACTAACTAT GTATTAAATGTGGGAATTGAATCAAGACTGATTGCAAGCTAA
- the LOC132059130 gene encoding uncharacterized protein LOC132059130 isoform X2, with amino-acid sequence MAPGGHIFKQTTLTGKTIRATQSPDESNNVTPPVNTDDSTKIRNGRGKTRGKGLERMRKTMGSKMKIEIPLGKGRPTKPTQSAKLSNELGIIARNFLSLPNKWKELTREDKDAALIRCHEKFEIDLDEHYVKDSVEDILKNRSRQWRYKLKQLFESARSEEEARKIEVPELTRENWNKLCDMWADPEHKKRCDINRANRSKLKTNHFMGSKAFVPARAELAENGVEPDRIEFYKSTHYSTEKGWSSLEAETNYNNLKDLKDIYTSGEPGEPSMTIDQIMDTILGKKSGYIKGLGYGPKPDTTRATQRRTAELEDSLRKTKEEAATAQHDLQKRLNAAEIVVETQQSKIETQQSQIETQQDQIQALNSQLVTLAARQEEMFKKMQHFVSSSPSRY; translated from the exons ATGGCACCAGGAGGACATATCTTCAAACAAACTACACTTACAGGGAAAACTATTCGAGCTACTCAATCGCCGGATGAATCAAATAATGTTACTCCCCCTGTTAATACAG ATGATTCCACTAAGATCAGGAATGGTCGTGGCAAGACTAGAGGGAAAGGTCTTGAAAGGATGAGGAAGACTATGGGAAGCAAGATGAAAATTGAGATTCCACTTGGTAAAGGGAGGCCAACTAAGCCAACTCAATCGGCAAAATTATCCAATGAACTAGGGATAATTGCCAGGAATTTTCTTTCGCTTCCAAACAAGTGGAAGGAACTCACAAGAGAGGACAAAGATGCAGCACTAATTAGGTGCCAC GAGAAGTTTGAAATTGATTTGGACGAGCATTACGTGAAAGATAGTGTTGaggatattttgaaaaatagaaGCCGACAATGGCGTTACAAGTTAAAACAGCTATTTGAAAGTGCACGTTCCGAGGAAGAAGCTCGTAAAATTGAAGTGCCAGAGTTGACCCGAGAAAATTGGAATAAGCTTTGTGACATGTGGGCTGATCCAGAGCATAAG AAACGATGCGACATAAACAGGGCCAATCGAAGTAAGCTTAAAACTAATCATTTCATGGGGTCAAAAGCGTTTGTACCTGCTCGTGCTGAACTT gcTGAAAATGGAGTAGAGCCTGACAGAATCGAGTTCTACAAGAGTACTCATTACTCGACTGAAAAAGGATGGTCATCTCTAGAGGCTGAGACTAACTAT AACAACCTGAAAGATTTGAAAGATATATATACTTCGGGAGAGCCGGGAGAGCCTTCCATGACTATTGATCAAATTATGGATACTATACTTGGTAAAAAATCGGGGTACATAAAAGGTCTCGGTTATGGTCCGAAACCTGATACTACAAGAGCCACACAAAGAAGAACGGCAGAGTTAGAAGACTCCCTTAGAAAGACGAAAGAGGAAGCTGCTACTGCCCAACATGATTTACAGAAACGATTAAATGCAGCTGAAATTGTGGTAGAAACCCAGCAGTCCAAGATAGAAACCCAGCAGTCCCAGATAGAAACTCAGCAGGACCAGATACAAGCATTAAACTCTCAATTGGTTACTTTAGCAGCACGCCAAGAGGAAATGTTTAAAAAAATGCAACATTTTGTTAGCTCATCGCCATCAAG GTATTAA
- the LOC132059130 gene encoding uncharacterized protein LOC132059130 isoform X1: MFFLAIEFCKSMAPGGHIFKQTTLTGKTIRATQSPDESNNVTPPVNTDDSTKIRNGRGKTRGKGLERMRKTMGSKMKIEIPLGKGRPTKPTQSAKLSNELGIIARNFLSLPNKWKELTREDKDAALIRCHEKFEIDLDEHYVKDSVEDILKNRSRQWRYKLKQLFESARSEEEARKIEVPELTRENWNKLCDMWADPEHKKRCDINRANRSKLKTNHFMGSKAFVPARAELAENGVEPDRIEFYKSTHYSTEKGWSSLEAETNYNNLKDLKDIYTSGEPGEPSMTIDQIMDTILGKKSGYIKGLGYGPKPDTTRATQRRTAELEDSLRKTKEEAATAQHDLQKRLNAAEIVVETQQSKIETQQSQIETQQDQIQALNSQLVTLAARQEEMFKKMQHFVSSSPSRY, encoded by the exons ATGTTCTTTCTTGCCATag AATTTTGCAAATCAATGGCACCAGGAGGACATATCTTCAAACAAACTACACTTACAGGGAAAACTATTCGAGCTACTCAATCGCCGGATGAATCAAATAATGTTACTCCCCCTGTTAATACAG ATGATTCCACTAAGATCAGGAATGGTCGTGGCAAGACTAGAGGGAAAGGTCTTGAAAGGATGAGGAAGACTATGGGAAGCAAGATGAAAATTGAGATTCCACTTGGTAAAGGGAGGCCAACTAAGCCAACTCAATCGGCAAAATTATCCAATGAACTAGGGATAATTGCCAGGAATTTTCTTTCGCTTCCAAACAAGTGGAAGGAACTCACAAGAGAGGACAAAGATGCAGCACTAATTAGGTGCCAC GAGAAGTTTGAAATTGATTTGGACGAGCATTACGTGAAAGATAGTGTTGaggatattttgaaaaatagaaGCCGACAATGGCGTTACAAGTTAAAACAGCTATTTGAAAGTGCACGTTCCGAGGAAGAAGCTCGTAAAATTGAAGTGCCAGAGTTGACCCGAGAAAATTGGAATAAGCTTTGTGACATGTGGGCTGATCCAGAGCATAAG AAACGATGCGACATAAACAGGGCCAATCGAAGTAAGCTTAAAACTAATCATTTCATGGGGTCAAAAGCGTTTGTACCTGCTCGTGCTGAACTT gcTGAAAATGGAGTAGAGCCTGACAGAATCGAGTTCTACAAGAGTACTCATTACTCGACTGAAAAAGGATGGTCATCTCTAGAGGCTGAGACTAACTAT AACAACCTGAAAGATTTGAAAGATATATATACTTCGGGAGAGCCGGGAGAGCCTTCCATGACTATTGATCAAATTATGGATACTATACTTGGTAAAAAATCGGGGTACATAAAAGGTCTCGGTTATGGTCCGAAACCTGATACTACAAGAGCCACACAAAGAAGAACGGCAGAGTTAGAAGACTCCCTTAGAAAGACGAAAGAGGAAGCTGCTACTGCCCAACATGATTTACAGAAACGATTAAATGCAGCTGAAATTGTGGTAGAAACCCAGCAGTCCAAGATAGAAACCCAGCAGTCCCAGATAGAAACTCAGCAGGACCAGATACAAGCATTAAACTCTCAATTGGTTACTTTAGCAGCACGCCAAGAGGAAATGTTTAAAAAAATGCAACATTTTGTTAGCTCATCGCCATCAAG GTATTAA
- the LOC132059130 gene encoding uncharacterized protein LOC132059130 isoform X3 — MFFLAIEFCKSMAPGGHIFKQTTLTGKTIRATQSPDESNNVTPPVNTDDSTKIRNGRGKTRGKGLERMRKTMGSKMKIEIPLGKGRPTKPTQSAKLSNELGIIARNFLSLPNKWKELTREDKDAALIRCHEKFEIDLDEHYVKDSVEDILKNRSRQWRYKLKQLFESARSEEEARKIEVPELTRENWNKLCDMWADPEHKAENGVEPDRIEFYKSTHYSTEKGWSSLEAETNYNNLKDLKDIYTSGEPGEPSMTIDQIMDTILGKKSGYIKGLGYGPKPDTTRATQRRTAELEDSLRKTKEEAATAQHDLQKRLNAAEIVVETQQSKIETQQSQIETQQDQIQALNSQLVTLAARQEEMFKKMQHFVSSSPSRY, encoded by the exons ATGTTCTTTCTTGCCATag AATTTTGCAAATCAATGGCACCAGGAGGACATATCTTCAAACAAACTACACTTACAGGGAAAACTATTCGAGCTACTCAATCGCCGGATGAATCAAATAATGTTACTCCCCCTGTTAATACAG ATGATTCCACTAAGATCAGGAATGGTCGTGGCAAGACTAGAGGGAAAGGTCTTGAAAGGATGAGGAAGACTATGGGAAGCAAGATGAAAATTGAGATTCCACTTGGTAAAGGGAGGCCAACTAAGCCAACTCAATCGGCAAAATTATCCAATGAACTAGGGATAATTGCCAGGAATTTTCTTTCGCTTCCAAACAAGTGGAAGGAACTCACAAGAGAGGACAAAGATGCAGCACTAATTAGGTGCCAC GAGAAGTTTGAAATTGATTTGGACGAGCATTACGTGAAAGATAGTGTTGaggatattttgaaaaatagaaGCCGACAATGGCGTTACAAGTTAAAACAGCTATTTGAAAGTGCACGTTCCGAGGAAGAAGCTCGTAAAATTGAAGTGCCAGAGTTGACCCGAGAAAATTGGAATAAGCTTTGTGACATGTGGGCTGATCCAGAGCATAAG gcTGAAAATGGAGTAGAGCCTGACAGAATCGAGTTCTACAAGAGTACTCATTACTCGACTGAAAAAGGATGGTCATCTCTAGAGGCTGAGACTAACTAT AACAACCTGAAAGATTTGAAAGATATATATACTTCGGGAGAGCCGGGAGAGCCTTCCATGACTATTGATCAAATTATGGATACTATACTTGGTAAAAAATCGGGGTACATAAAAGGTCTCGGTTATGGTCCGAAACCTGATACTACAAGAGCCACACAAAGAAGAACGGCAGAGTTAGAAGACTCCCTTAGAAAGACGAAAGAGGAAGCTGCTACTGCCCAACATGATTTACAGAAACGATTAAATGCAGCTGAAATTGTGGTAGAAACCCAGCAGTCCAAGATAGAAACCCAGCAGTCCCAGATAGAAACTCAGCAGGACCAGATACAAGCATTAAACTCTCAATTGGTTACTTTAGCAGCACGCCAAGAGGAAATGTTTAAAAAAATGCAACATTTTGTTAGCTCATCGCCATCAAG GTATTAA
- the LOC132059130 gene encoding uncharacterized protein LOC132059130 isoform X4, whose translation MFFLAIEFCKSMAPGGHIFKQTTLTGKTIRATQSPDESNNVTPPVNTDDSTKIRNGRGKTRGKGLERMRKTMGSKMKIEIPLGKGRPTKPTQSAKLSNELGIIARNFLSLPNKWKELTREDKDAALIRCHEKFEIDLDEHYVKDSVEDILKNRSRQWRYKLKQLFESARSEEEARKIEVPELTRENWNKLCDMWADPEHKKRCDINRANRSKLKTNHFMGSKAFVPARAELNNLKDLKDIYTSGEPGEPSMTIDQIMDTILGKKSGYIKGLGYGPKPDTTRATQRRTAELEDSLRKTKEEAATAQHDLQKRLNAAEIVVETQQSKIETQQSQIETQQDQIQALNSQLVTLAARQEEMFKKMQHFVSSSPSRY comes from the exons ATGTTCTTTCTTGCCATag AATTTTGCAAATCAATGGCACCAGGAGGACATATCTTCAAACAAACTACACTTACAGGGAAAACTATTCGAGCTACTCAATCGCCGGATGAATCAAATAATGTTACTCCCCCTGTTAATACAG ATGATTCCACTAAGATCAGGAATGGTCGTGGCAAGACTAGAGGGAAAGGTCTTGAAAGGATGAGGAAGACTATGGGAAGCAAGATGAAAATTGAGATTCCACTTGGTAAAGGGAGGCCAACTAAGCCAACTCAATCGGCAAAATTATCCAATGAACTAGGGATAATTGCCAGGAATTTTCTTTCGCTTCCAAACAAGTGGAAGGAACTCACAAGAGAGGACAAAGATGCAGCACTAATTAGGTGCCAC GAGAAGTTTGAAATTGATTTGGACGAGCATTACGTGAAAGATAGTGTTGaggatattttgaaaaatagaaGCCGACAATGGCGTTACAAGTTAAAACAGCTATTTGAAAGTGCACGTTCCGAGGAAGAAGCTCGTAAAATTGAAGTGCCAGAGTTGACCCGAGAAAATTGGAATAAGCTTTGTGACATGTGGGCTGATCCAGAGCATAAG AAACGATGCGACATAAACAGGGCCAATCGAAGTAAGCTTAAAACTAATCATTTCATGGGGTCAAAAGCGTTTGTACCTGCTCGTGCTGAACTT AACAACCTGAAAGATTTGAAAGATATATATACTTCGGGAGAGCCGGGAGAGCCTTCCATGACTATTGATCAAATTATGGATACTATACTTGGTAAAAAATCGGGGTACATAAAAGGTCTCGGTTATGGTCCGAAACCTGATACTACAAGAGCCACACAAAGAAGAACGGCAGAGTTAGAAGACTCCCTTAGAAAGACGAAAGAGGAAGCTGCTACTGCCCAACATGATTTACAGAAACGATTAAATGCAGCTGAAATTGTGGTAGAAACCCAGCAGTCCAAGATAGAAACCCAGCAGTCCCAGATAGAAACTCAGCAGGACCAGATACAAGCATTAAACTCTCAATTGGTTACTTTAGCAGCACGCCAAGAGGAAATGTTTAAAAAAATGCAACATTTTGTTAGCTCATCGCCATCAAG GTATTAA